The following coding sequences are from one Neovison vison isolate M4711 chromosome X, ASM_NN_V1, whole genome shotgun sequence window:
- the LOC122896459 gene encoding protein S100-A10, with product MPSQMEHAMETMMFTFHKFAGDKGYLTKEDLRVLMEKEFPGFLENQKDPLAVDKIMKDLDQCRDGKVGFQSFFSLNAGLTIACNDYFVVHMKQKGKK from the coding sequence ATGCCGTCTCAAATGGAACATGCCATGGAAACCATGATGTTCACATTTCACAAGTTTGCTGGTGATAAAGGCTACTTAACAAAGGAGGACCTGCGAGTACTCATGGAAAAGGAGTTCCCTGGATTTTTGGAAAATCAGAAAGACCCTCTGGCCGTGGACAAAATAATGAAGGACCTTGACCAGTGCCGAGATGGCAAAGTGGGCTTCCAGAGCTTCTTCTCGCTAAACGCAGGGCTCACCATTGCATGCAATGACTATTTTGTAGTACACatgaagcagaagggaaagaaatag